The region CTACTACTACTACTACTACTACTACTACTACTACTACTACTACTACTACTACTACTACTACTACTACTACTACTACTACTACTACTACTACTACTACTACTACTACTACTACTATGTACTGTACTTCAAAGTACAGTACAGTAAGAAAAGAAGAGGACTTATTCTATTTTTGCAAGCGAGAATTACGCAATCTGACGTCACAAAAAGAAGTTGATTCTTTTTTTCGAAAAAGTAAGCGAACAAACAATTCAATCGCTCACTTACTTTTCAGAAAAAAAGGAGCTAAATTTTTTTAACAACATCATAAATTCCACCTAAATTCCTATTTGATAAATAGCAAAACCTAATTTGTGACCAATAATTACTTATCTCTACAGAGAACACAAGTAGGATAACCGGTGGATCATCATCGGCCGAAGTAGCGGCATACATCTCATTTTATTCTATACCTCATACCCAAATCACCGGGTAGAGTAACATGATAGAACTCCCCACGTCGCCCCCGACATACATTAAATGGGATGTATGCACCCGGACATTTGACTCAAATGTCCGGAACATTGCCATCTTCACAGCTCTTTTCAAAAAAATTAAAAAAAAATTATCGCCGTGCCAGAGCACATCCGCCGCACGCCCGGCAGACATCCTCGCTCGGCGTAAACGCAGACCCTTTCTGACAGAACGGCGGAATATCCGCCGCATCACGTCTGAAATAAATATGCGGCACCAGAGAAATATGCGTGTATGACCCAACCAAAACCCCTACCTCGCCTGCGATAAACTCCTGAAGCTTTGCCAGAGCAAACATATTCGCTCCCGCAGCAGACAACATATCATTACTCCGGAACACCACCTTCATATCAAGCCGGCCGCCTCTCACCACGCACTGAACCAGTTGAAGACACGGACAGTCCCCAAGCTTCCCGTCAACCGGTGGGCACCACGTAACACCCACCGCACGGCGTGACTCAGGGTTTTCCTTCAGCTTCTCAATAATATACCTGACCTGATCGGTGTGGATCTCCCCCGATTCATCAGAAAACCCGCATCCCCAGTCAAACAGCCGACCGTGATAATCGTACTCAAACACCGCATCTGACCCGAACAAAAGATTGTGGGCATACGACTCAAGAAACGCCTCGCGAAACCGCGAGCTGGAGGACGCCATCGGTGACTCGAACGGGGTCTCAACTCTCAGACAAACCTCATCCGTCTCAACCGTATCCTCCCCGTTCTCAGTTCGCAGAAAGTCTCCCTCCTGCAAAATATACCGGACAACTAACTCATGAGCACGCCCCAGACTCGGCGCACGAATAACCTTCATAGCATAACATTGTGCTTTGAAGAATAATATAATAACAGTAATAAAAACGAGTAGCCCGTAG is a window of Methanorbis rubei DNA encoding:
- a CDS encoding thymidylate synthase; this translates as MKVIRAPSLGRAHELVVRYILQEGDFLRTENGEDTVETDEVCLRVETPFESPMASSSSRFREAFLESYAHNLLFGSDAVFEYDYHGRLFDWGCGFSDESGEIHTDQVRYIIEKLKENPESRRAVGVTWCPPVDGKLGDCPCLQLVQCVVRGGRLDMKVVFRSNDMLSAAGANMFALAKLQEFIAGEVGVLVGSYTHISLVPHIYFRRDAADIPPFCQKGSAFTPSEDVCRACGGCALARR